A portion of the Rhodopseudomonas sp. BAL398 genome contains these proteins:
- a CDS encoding propionyl-CoA synthetase, whose translation MNIHDKSRYYEVHARSLADPEGFWGEAAREIDWIKPADKVFDASLGLYGRWFAGALVNTCYNALDRHVAGGRADQLALIHDSPLTNSITKYTYAQMLHEVATFAAVMQDFGVVKGDRVLLYMPMVPEAMVAMLACARIGAVHSVVFGGFAAKELATRIDDAKPKLIVSASCGIEPGRIVQYKPLLDEAIRLSSAQPGACIVLKRPQQDCELTAGRDHDWTTLRGAAIAAGKKADCVAVAATDPLYILYTSGTTGKPKGVVRDNGGHLVALKWSMFNLYGVKPGEVWWCASDIGWVVGHSYIIYGPLIHGATSIMYEGKPIGTPDAGAFWRVIAEHGAVALFTAPTAFRAIRKEDPDGSFIRKYDLSKLRTLFLAGERADPPTVEWAEQQLKVPVIDHWWQTETGWCIAGNPVGLGVLPVKHGSPTVPMPGYDIRVVDEGAKPVPAGTMGSIVIKLPLPPGNLPTLWEQDERCKESYFVDYPGYYKTSDAGYIDDDGYVFVMGRTDDIINVAGHRLSTGGMEEILASHPDVAECAVLGINDPIKGEVPCGLIVLKTGVTRDPAEIEKEIVKLVRDKLGPVAAFKLAITVPRLPKTRSGKILRGTIKKIADGDEWAMPATIEDPKVLDEITDALKGHG comes from the coding sequence ATGAATATCCATGACAAGAGCCGCTATTACGAGGTTCATGCCCGTTCGCTGGCCGACCCCGAAGGGTTCTGGGGCGAGGCGGCGCGCGAGATCGACTGGATCAAGCCGGCCGACAAGGTGTTCGATGCCTCGCTCGGCCTCTACGGCCGCTGGTTCGCCGGCGCCCTGGTCAATACCTGCTACAACGCGCTCGACCGCCACGTCGCCGGTGGCCGCGCCGATCAGCTGGCGCTGATCCACGATTCGCCGCTGACCAATTCGATCACCAAATACACCTATGCGCAGATGCTGCACGAGGTCGCGACCTTCGCGGCGGTGATGCAGGATTTCGGCGTCGTCAAGGGCGACCGCGTCCTTCTCTATATGCCGATGGTGCCGGAAGCGATGGTAGCGATGCTGGCCTGCGCGCGGATCGGCGCGGTGCATTCGGTGGTGTTCGGCGGCTTCGCGGCGAAAGAACTGGCGACAAGGATCGACGACGCCAAGCCGAAGCTGATCGTCTCAGCGAGCTGCGGCATCGAGCCCGGCCGCATCGTACAGTACAAGCCGCTGCTCGACGAGGCGATCCGTCTGTCGAGCGCCCAGCCCGGCGCCTGCATCGTCCTGAAGCGTCCGCAGCAGGATTGCGAGCTCACCGCCGGTCGCGACCATGACTGGACCACGCTGCGCGGCGCCGCGATCGCCGCCGGCAAGAAGGCTGATTGTGTCGCGGTCGCAGCCACCGACCCGCTGTATATTCTCTACACCTCCGGCACCACCGGCAAGCCGAAGGGCGTGGTCCGCGACAATGGCGGCCATCTGGTGGCGCTGAAATGGTCGATGTTCAATCTGTACGGCGTCAAGCCCGGCGAGGTCTGGTGGTGCGCCTCCGACATCGGCTGGGTGGTTGGCCACAGCTACATCATCTACGGCCCGCTGATCCATGGCGCGACCTCGATCATGTATGAGGGCAAGCCGATCGGCACGCCCGACGCCGGCGCGTTCTGGCGGGTGATCGCCGAGCACGGCGCGGTCGCGTTGTTCACCGCGCCGACCGCGTTCCGCGCCATCCGCAAGGAAGACCCGGACGGCAGTTTCATCCGCAAATACGATTTGTCGAAGCTGCGCACCTTGTTCCTGGCCGGCGAGCGCGCCGATCCGCCGACGGTGGAATGGGCCGAACAGCAGCTCAAAGTGCCGGTGATCGACCATTGGTGGCAGACCGAGACCGGCTGGTGCATCGCCGGCAATCCGGTCGGGCTCGGCGTGTTGCCGGTCAAGCATGGCTCGCCGACGGTGCCGATGCCGGGCTACGACATCCGCGTGGTCGACGAGGGCGCCAAGCCGGTGCCGGCCGGCACCATGGGCTCGATCGTGATCAAGCTGCCGCTGCCGCCCGGCAATCTGCCGACGCTGTGGGAGCAGGACGAGCGCTGCAAGGAGAGCTATTTCGTCGACTATCCGGGCTACTACAAGACCTCGGACGCCGGCTATATCGACGATGACGGCTACGTCTTCGTGATGGGCCGCACCGACGACATCATCAATGTCGCCGGCCACCGGCTCTCGACCGGCGGCATGGAAGAGATTCTGGCCTCGCATCCGGATGTCGCCGAATGCGCCGTGCTCGGCATCAACGATCCGATCAAGGGCGAGGTGCCCTGCGGCTTGATCGTGCTGAAAACCGGCGTCACCCGCGATCCCGCCGAGATCGAAAAGGAGATCGTCAAGCTGGTGCGCGACAAGCTCGGCCCGGTGGCGGCGTTCAAGCTGGCGATCACCGTGCCGCGGCTGCCGAAAACCCGCTCGGGAAAAATCCTCCGCGGCACCATCAAGAAAATCGCCGATGGCGACGAATGGGCGATGCCCGCCACCATCGAGGATCCCAAGGTGCTGGACGAAATCACCGACGCCCTGAAGGGGCATGGCTGA
- a CDS encoding SDR family NAD(P)-dependent oxidoreductase, which produces MQRLKGKVALVVGAGSIGPGWGNGRATAVTFARAGAQVFCVDRNGTAAQQTVDYIASEGGTASAFTADVSRGDEVEAMVATCLRTYGRIDVLDNNVGIAETGGVVDVSEADWDRVFAVNLKSAFLAMKHVIQVMQRQGGGSIINISSVASIRHTGVSYVTYAASKAAMNQMTRTTAVEFASQNIRVNCILPGLMKTPMVAHSAGLAASYADGDVEAMWRTRDAQVPMGHMGDAWDVANAALFLACDESKYVTGIELVVDGGLTLKVS; this is translated from the coding sequence ATGCAACGTCTAAAAGGTAAAGTCGCGCTGGTCGTGGGAGCCGGCTCGATCGGCCCGGGCTGGGGTAATGGCAGAGCGACCGCGGTGACCTTCGCCCGCGCCGGCGCGCAGGTGTTCTGCGTCGACCGCAACGGCACCGCCGCGCAGCAGACCGTCGATTATATCGCCAGTGAGGGCGGCACCGCCTCTGCCTTTACCGCCGACGTGTCGCGCGGCGACGAGGTCGAGGCGATGGTGGCGACCTGCCTGCGCACCTATGGGCGGATCGACGTGCTCGACAACAATGTCGGCATCGCCGAGACCGGCGGCGTGGTCGACGTCTCCGAGGCCGATTGGGACCGGGTATTCGCGGTCAATCTCAAAAGTGCGTTCCTGGCGATGAAGCATGTCATCCAGGTGATGCAGCGCCAGGGCGGCGGCTCGATCATCAATATTTCGTCGGTCGCCTCGATCCGCCATACCGGGGTGTCCTACGTCACCTATGCGGCGTCCAAGGCCGCGATGAATCAGATGACCCGCACCACCGCGGTCGAATTCGCCTCGCAGAACATCCGCGTCAATTGCATCCTGCCCGGGCTGATGAAGACCCCGATGGTGGCGCATTCCGCCGGCCTTGCGGCCAGCTACGCCGATGGCGACGTCGAGGCGATGTGGCGCACCCGCGACGCCCAGGTGCCGATGGGCCATATGGGCGATGCCTGGGATGTCGCCAATGCGGCGCTGTTTCTGGCCTGCGACGAATCGAAATATGTCACCGGGATCGAACTGGTGGTCGATGGCGGCTTGACGCTGAAGGTGAGTTAG
- a CDS encoding DUF1850 domain-containing protein codes for MAAAPRGDGGGVSLCLASAGATKALALAAFTLVWTHSIEKIDWQEDWRVTPAGLELVQARVKGSGAGMEPPPEARLVDGWFQWQVHRPPLPEVLLGNSTMAGEWRLCAGGHCRTLSEILGHPVGVHVTRMSACPS; via the coding sequence ATGGCGGCAGCGCCCCGTGGCGATGGCGGCGGCGTGAGCCTGTGCCTGGCCTCGGCCGGCGCCACCAAGGCGTTGGCGCTGGCGGCGTTCACGCTGGTCTGGACCCATTCGATCGAGAAAATCGATTGGCAGGAGGATTGGCGGGTCACCCCGGCCGGACTCGAACTGGTGCAAGCCAGGGTCAAGGGCTCCGGTGCCGGCATGGAGCCGCCGCCCGAGGCGCGCCTGGTCGACGGCTGGTTTCAATGGCAGGTGCATCGCCCGCCGTTGCCCGAAGTGCTGCTCGGCAATTCCACCATGGCCGGCGAATGGCGGCTATGCGCGGGCGGCCATTGCCGCACGCTGTCGGAGATTCTCGGCCATCCGGTTGGCGTCCACGTCACCCGGATGAGTGCCTGCCCGTCGTGA
- a CDS encoding TRAP transporter permease: MLQAEATVDHHGAAKVPFDNFEHGFPEGFGPRGWRHLAYGVAIAFASFQLVIAAWNVLPSQVVRGVHVGFLILLTFGLLGNFTAKSNVGRALAWMVGGLGFLCGLYQWIFYADLIMRDGDPTRLDLAVGTLLAVLIFEGTRRLMGPALPLMAGVCLVYWFFGQYLPAPLNHRGYGYDQVVTQLSFGTEGFYGVPIYVSATYIFLFILFGSFLERAGMIQLFTDVSLGLFGGTRGGPAKVAVFASGMMGTISGSGVANVVTVGQFTIPLMIRFGYRRAFAAGVEATASMGGQIMPPVMGAVAFIMAETLGVDYAVVVKAAVIPAFLYFASAFWMVHLEAGKHGLVGMSKAEIPSAWKALVRGWFLVLPLAALIYMLFEGFTPLYAGSIGLSLTVALILGASIVQGFSNNTVRIIFWVGLALIAGAVSRDGLNIFAIAGIVGVLILFSAITAGGRKTLVACRDSLADSAKSALTVGMACAIVGTIIGMMTQTGIGTIFGGWVIGLGEKSLFLALVMTMLLSILLGTGIPTIPTYIITAALAAPALANLGVPLLVSHMFAFYYGIMADLSPPVALAALAAAPIAKESPDKIGWEAMRIALAGYVIPFIAVYSPALMLQPGDPMAAQIGFYGAVVYATLKALLAIALFGMAAIGFLFTRMTAIERIVALLAGLLLLGEFPYSDWAGFPLGFAIVAWQWRQRPVAMAAA, translated from the coding sequence ATGCTGCAGGCTGAGGCTACGGTCGACCATCACGGCGCCGCCAAGGTGCCGTTCGATAATTTCGAGCACGGCTTTCCGGAAGGGTTCGGGCCGCGCGGCTGGCGGCATCTGGCTTATGGAGTGGCGATCGCCTTCGCCTCGTTCCAGTTGGTGATCGCGGCCTGGAACGTGCTGCCAAGCCAGGTGGTGCGTGGCGTCCATGTCGGCTTCCTGATCCTGCTGACCTTCGGTCTGCTCGGCAATTTCACCGCCAAGAGCAATGTCGGACGCGCGCTGGCCTGGATGGTCGGTGGCCTCGGCTTTCTCTGCGGGCTGTATCAGTGGATCTTCTACGCCGATCTGATCATGCGCGACGGCGATCCGACGCGGCTTGACCTCGCGGTCGGGACTTTGCTGGCGGTGCTGATCTTCGAGGGCACAAGGCGGCTGATGGGACCGGCACTGCCGCTGATGGCCGGCGTCTGCCTGGTCTATTGGTTCTTCGGCCAGTATCTGCCGGCGCCGCTTAACCATCGCGGCTACGGCTACGACCAGGTCGTCACCCAGCTGTCGTTCGGCACCGAGGGTTTTTACGGCGTGCCGATCTATGTGTCGGCCACCTACATCTTCCTGTTCATCCTGTTCGGCTCGTTCCTGGAGCGCGCCGGAATGATCCAGCTGTTCACCGACGTCTCGCTCGGCCTGTTCGGCGGCACCCGCGGCGGCCCCGCCAAGGTCGCGGTGTTCGCCTCGGGCATGATGGGCACGATCTCCGGCTCCGGCGTCGCTAACGTCGTCACCGTCGGCCAGTTCACGATTCCGCTGATGATCCGTTTCGGCTATCGCCGCGCCTTCGCCGCCGGCGTCGAGGCCACCGCCTCGATGGGCGGCCAGATCATGCCGCCGGTGATGGGCGCGGTCGCCTTCATCATGGCCGAGACACTGGGCGTCGACTACGCCGTGGTGGTCAAGGCCGCGGTGATCCCGGCATTTTTGTACTTCGCCTCGGCGTTCTGGATGGTGCATCTGGAGGCCGGCAAGCACGGCCTGGTCGGGATGAGCAAGGCCGAGATCCCCAGCGCCTGGAAGGCGCTGGTCCGGGGCTGGTTCCTGGTGCTGCCGCTGGCGGCGCTGATCTACATGCTGTTCGAGGGCTTTACCCCGCTCTATGCCGGCTCGATCGGGCTGTCGCTGACGGTGGCGCTGATTCTCGGCGCCAGCATCGTGCAGGGCTTCTCCAACAATACGGTGCGGATCATCTTCTGGGTTGGGCTGGCGCTGATCGCCGGCGCGGTGTCGCGGGACGGGCTCAACATTTTCGCCATCGCCGGCATCGTCGGCGTGCTGATCCTGTTCAGCGCGATCACCGCCGGCGGCCGAAAGACCCTGGTGGCGTGCCGGGATTCGCTGGCCGACAGCGCCAAATCGGCGCTCACCGTCGGCATGGCCTGCGCCATTGTCGGCACCATCATCGGGATGATGACGCAGACCGGAATCGGCACCATCTTCGGCGGCTGGGTGATCGGGCTCGGCGAGAAGAGCCTGTTCCTGGCGCTGGTGATGACGATGCTGCTGTCGATCCTGCTCGGCACCGGGATTCCGACGATCCCGACCTATATCATCACCGCGGCGCTGGCTGCGCCGGCGCTGGCCAATCTCGGCGTGCCGCTATTGGTCAGCCACATGTTCGCGTTCTACTACGGCATCATGGCGGACCTGTCGCCGCCGGTGGCGCTGGCGGCGCTGGCGGCAGCACCGATCGCCAAGGAAAGTCCCGACAAGATCGGCTGGGAAGCGATGCGGATCGCGCTGGCTGGCTACGTCATCCCCTTCATCGCGGTCTATTCGCCGGCGCTGATGCTGCAGCCCGGCGATCCGATGGCGGCACAGATCGGATTTTACGGCGCGGTGGTCTACGCCACGCTCAAGGCGCTGCTGGCGATCGCGCTGTTCGGCATGGCGGCGATCGGCTTCCTGTTCACCCGGATGACGGCGATCGAGCGGATCGTCGCGCTCTTGGCCGGGCTGCTGCTACTTGGCGAATTCCCCTATAGCGACTGGGCTGGTTTTCCGCTCGGCTTCGCCATCGTGGCGTGGCAATGGCGGCAGCGCCCCGTGGCGATGGCGGCGGCGTGA
- a CDS encoding TAXI family TRAP transporter solute-binding subunit has translation MTSKLIATAIATAFAFAAPQAKAQQFINVLTGGTSGVYYPLGVAIAKIYSDKIPNVKTQVQATKASVENLNLLQQGRGEIAFTLGDSLKAAWNGDAEAGFKSKLGKLRVIGAIYPNYIQIVATADSGVKTIADLKGKSISVGAPKSGTELNSRAIFQASGLDYKDFGKVEYLPFAESVDLMKNRQLAATLQSAGLGVASLKDLSNSTEINVVAVPKDVVDKIGPPFVAATIPAGTYKGQDEDVPTAAVVNYLVTSTAVSDDLAYQMTKLIYESLPELASAHAAGKGIKLETAATGSPVPLHPGAIRYYKEKGLLK, from the coding sequence ATGACGTCCAAATTGATCGCCACAGCTATCGCGACCGCATTTGCCTTCGCGGCGCCGCAAGCCAAGGCGCAACAATTCATCAATGTGCTGACCGGCGGAACTTCCGGCGTCTATTATCCGCTCGGGGTCGCGATCGCCAAGATCTATAGCGACAAGATTCCCAATGTGAAGACCCAGGTCCAGGCCACCAAGGCCTCGGTCGAGAACCTCAATTTGCTGCAGCAGGGCCGCGGCGAGATCGCCTTCACGCTCGGCGATTCGCTGAAAGCGGCGTGGAATGGCGATGCCGAAGCCGGCTTCAAGTCCAAGCTCGGCAAGCTGCGGGTGATCGGCGCGATCTATCCGAACTACATCCAGATCGTCGCCACCGCCGATTCCGGCGTCAAGACCATCGCCGACCTGAAGGGCAAGAGCATCTCGGTCGGCGCGCCGAAATCCGGCACCGAACTCAATTCGCGCGCGATCTTCCAGGCCTCGGGTCTGGACTACAAGGATTTCGGCAAGGTCGAGTATCTGCCCTTTGCCGAATCCGTCGATCTGATGAAGAACCGCCAGCTCGCCGCCACGTTGCAATCGGCGGGGCTCGGCGTCGCCTCGCTGAAGGATCTCAGCAATTCGACCGAGATCAATGTGGTCGCGGTGCCCAAGGACGTGGTCGACAAGATCGGCCCGCCCTTCGTGGCGGCGACGATTCCGGCCGGCACCTATAAGGGCCAGGACGAGGACGTTCCGACTGCGGCGGTGGTGAATTATCTGGTCACCAGCACGGCGGTCTCCGACGATCTGGCCTATCAGATGACCAAGCTGATCTATGAATCGCTGCCGGAACTCGCCAGCGCCCACGCTGCCGGCAAGGGCATCAAGCTGGAGACCGCCGCCACCGGCAGCCCGGTCCCGCTGCACCCCGGCGCGATCCGCTACTACAAGGAAAAAGGCCTGCTCAAGTAG
- a CDS encoding EAL domain-containing protein encodes MTTAESKNSIHKSGFGRRRLAPRACIADRKAHLRTFMMESLEELGFVTSECADTDELAPVLDAHQPDLVVLGSSIDGIEAGRIIEILAERRFDGQVLVIGPRESIMSHAIRRMGRERGIAMLPPLTTPFSAGTLRAGIATLLPAEPIPSPAVDVGEALKLGWLELWYQRKLNTATLAPCGAEALIRMRHPSWGVVPPADFLPDPADAHFRALSEFVVSRVIADWHYLVQQQGPIDLSINLPAAFFDAADAVDDLCRWMPDHPAFGGLIIEIDCAEAIARLARIVEVAKALQLSNIAIAIDSVGADWPALMDLPAAAFVELKIDRQFIAGCADDRLKQTVCRRIVEFAQSIGARSVANGVESRADFRTVHQIGVDLAQGYLFGKPMALKKFARAASKHPMLMHD; translated from the coding sequence ATGACGACGGCGGAATCGAAAAATTCAATACACAAGTCAGGCTTCGGTCGCAGACGACTGGCGCCGCGCGCGTGTATCGCCGACCGCAAGGCCCACCTCCGAACGTTTATGATGGAATCCCTCGAAGAGCTGGGATTCGTCACCAGCGAATGCGCCGACACCGATGAGCTGGCGCCGGTGCTCGACGCGCACCAGCCGGATCTCGTCGTGCTCGGATCGTCGATCGATGGGATCGAGGCCGGCCGCATCATCGAGATCCTGGCCGAACGCCGCTTTGACGGCCAGGTGCTGGTGATCGGTCCGCGCGAGTCAATTATGTCCCATGCGATCCGCCGGATGGGCCGCGAACGCGGCATCGCGATGCTGCCGCCATTAACCACGCCGTTCAGCGCCGGGACGCTGCGCGCCGGCATCGCCACCTTGCTTCCGGCAGAACCGATCCCCAGCCCGGCGGTGGATGTGGGCGAGGCGTTGAAGCTCGGCTGGCTCGAATTGTGGTATCAGCGCAAGCTCAACACCGCGACGCTGGCGCCCTGCGGCGCCGAGGCGCTGATCCGGATGCGGCATCCGAGCTGGGGCGTGGTGCCGCCGGCCGACTTCCTGCCGGATCCGGCTGACGCCCATTTCCGTGCCTTGTCGGAATTCGTGGTGTCGCGCGTGATCGCCGATTGGCACTATCTGGTGCAACAGCAAGGCCCGATCGATCTGTCGATCAACCTGCCGGCCGCCTTCTTCGACGCCGCCGACGCGGTGGACGATCTGTGCCGCTGGATGCCGGATCACCCCGCCTTCGGCGGACTGATCATCGAGATCGATTGCGCGGAAGCGATCGCCCGCCTCGCCCGCATCGTCGAGGTCGCCAAAGCGCTGCAATTGTCCAACATCGCGATCGCGATCGATAGCGTGGGGGCGGACTGGCCGGCGCTGATGGACCTTCCCGCGGCCGCCTTCGTCGAACTGAAGATCGATCGCCAATTCATCGCGGGCTGCGCCGACGACCGGCTGAAGCAGACGGTGTGCCGGCGCATCGTGGAATTCGCCCAAAGCATCGGCGCACGCAGCGTCGCCAATGGCGTCGAATCCCGAGCGGATTTTCGCACCGTGCACCAGATCGGGGTCGATCTGGCGCAAGGCTATCTTTTCGGCAAGCCGATGGCCCTGAAGAAATTCGCCCGCGCGGCGAGCAAACATCCGATGCTGATGCACGACTGA
- a CDS encoding PaaI family thioesterase gives MADAATKTLKAAGWTVVHDEGFIDLVGPLWERVVDGVHEFALVAQDKHRNRRGLVQGGLLMTMADRTSGIAARLISGAQNLATVQMDTHFVDAASIGETLIAKPRVVRSTKSLIFTSTEISVERRCIILAHGVFKVVRARHPGTV, from the coding sequence ATGGCCGACGCGGCGACCAAGACACTGAAAGCCGCGGGCTGGACCGTGGTGCATGACGAGGGCTTTATCGACCTGGTCGGCCCACTATGGGAGCGGGTCGTCGACGGCGTCCACGAATTCGCCTTGGTGGCGCAGGACAAGCACCGCAACCGCCGCGGGCTGGTGCAGGGCGGGCTGTTGATGACGATGGCGGATCGCACCTCGGGGATCGCGGCGCGCCTGATCTCCGGCGCGCAAAACCTCGCCACCGTGCAGATGGACACCCATTTCGTCGACGCCGCCTCGATCGGCGAAACGTTGATTGCGAAGCCGCGGGTGGTGCGCAGCACCAAGAGCCTGATCTTCACCTCGACCGAGATCAGCGTCGAGCGGCGCTGCATCATCCTCGCCCACGGCGTGTTCAAGGTGGTCCGCGCCCGTCATCCGGGGACGGTGTAG
- a CDS encoding glycosyltransferase family 87 protein produces the protein MSKWVAALRGGDWVTPERIRLWALAVLVAALAGLCYLAATANGLSDFKGRPLGSDFSDIYAGGTYALDGTAGKAFDPPLQHAREQAIFGPDTPFYGWHYPPFLMFVAAPLATMPYLTALAVWQVSTLLLYLAMLLTVLRSVPIRPEAGAATLAQRKIWLLLALAFPAVFVNLGHGHNGFLTAALIGSALALLDRRPILAGVLFGLLSYKPQFGVMIPLVLMLSGRWRSFAAAAVTVLALALATTLAFGWEVWRAFIDSMPFTRHVVLEQGGTGWHKIQSVFAWVRMWGGSVDLAYLIQGAVTATLAVALGWLWRSKAAYPLQAAGLIIASTLATPYSLDYDFVALAPAIAFLAAYGVARGFAPWEKTALALLWLMPLVARSLAEQTLIPLGVPSMLLVFALLIRRAAADLGLIARAPALA, from the coding sequence ATGAGCAAATGGGTGGCGGCGCTGCGCGGCGGGGACTGGGTCACGCCGGAGCGGATCCGGCTGTGGGCGCTGGCGGTGCTGGTCGCCGCCCTGGCCGGGCTGTGCTATCTGGCCGCGACCGCGAATGGGCTCAGCGACTTCAAGGGCCGTCCGCTCGGCAGCGATTTCTCCGACATCTATGCTGGCGGCACTTACGCGCTCGACGGCACGGCGGGCAAGGCGTTCGATCCGCCGCTGCAGCATGCCCGCGAGCAGGCGATCTTCGGCCCGGACACGCCGTTCTACGGCTGGCACTATCCGCCATTCCTGATGTTCGTGGCGGCGCCGCTGGCCACGATGCCCTATCTGACCGCGCTCGCGGTGTGGCAGGTCTCGACCCTGCTGCTTTATCTCGCGATGCTGCTGACGGTGTTGCGATCGGTGCCGATCCGTCCGGAGGCGGGCGCGGCGACGCTGGCCCAGCGAAAAATATGGCTGTTGCTGGCGCTGGCGTTCCCGGCGGTGTTTGTCAATCTCGGCCACGGCCATAATGGCTTTCTCACCGCCGCCCTGATCGGGTCCGCGCTGGCGCTGCTGGATCGCCGTCCGATCCTGGCCGGCGTGCTGTTCGGTCTGTTGTCCTACAAGCCGCAATTCGGCGTGATGATCCCGCTGGTGCTGATGCTGAGCGGACGCTGGCGCTCTTTCGCTGCCGCCGCCGTCACCGTGCTGGCGCTGGCGCTGGCCACCACGCTGGCCTTCGGCTGGGAGGTCTGGCGCGCCTTTATCGATTCGATGCCGTTCACCCGCCACGTCGTGCTCGAGCAGGGCGGCACCGGCTGGCACAAGATCCAGTCGGTGTTCGCCTGGGTGCGGATGTGGGGCGGCAGCGTCGATCTGGCCTATCTGATTCAGGGCGCCGTCACCGCGACATTGGCGGTGGCGCTGGGCTGGCTGTGGCGCAGCAAGGCGGCCTATCCGCTGCAGGCCGCCGGCCTGATCATCGCCTCGACTCTGGCGACGCCCTATAGCCTCGACTATGATTTTGTCGCGCTGGCGCCGGCGATCGCCTTCCTGGCGGCTTACGGCGTCGCCCGCGGCTTCGCGCCCTGGGAGAAAACCGCGCTGGCGTTGCTGTGGCTGATGCCGCTGGTGGCCCGCAGCCTGGCCGAGCAGACCCTGATTCCGCTCGGCGTGCCGTCGATGCTGTTGGTGTTCGCGCTGCTGATCCGGCGCGCGGCCGCCGATCTCGGCCTGATCGCGCGGGCACCGGCATTGGCGTAG
- a CDS encoding HAD-IA family hydrolase: MRPAALIFDVDGTLAETEEMHRQAFNETFAAAGLGWHWTEATYRRLLDVAGGKERIAHFIAQGPERGAEFAGRIAELHAEKTQRYTALVAQGSRLRPGVARLIAQARAEGVALAIATTTSLPNVEALLRAALGADALDAFAVIGAGDVVGAKKPSPQIYHYVLERLGVNAADCVAFEDSRNGVGSACGAGIPTVVTPGIYTEGDDFTGALAVLSDLGEPGAPYRHLAGAGAADSVVTLEALSRWTATA, translated from the coding sequence ATGCGCCCAGCCGCCCTGATCTTCGATGTCGACGGCACCTTGGCAGAAACCGAGGAAATGCACCGCCAGGCATTCAACGAGACCTTCGCGGCGGCCGGATTGGGTTGGCATTGGACCGAAGCGACATACCGGCGGCTGTTGGATGTCGCCGGCGGCAAGGAACGAATCGCCCATTTCATCGCCCAGGGGCCGGAGCGCGGGGCCGAATTCGCCGGCCGGATCGCCGAATTGCATGCGGAGAAGACGCAGCGCTACACCGCGCTGGTGGCGCAAGGCAGCCGGCTGCGCCCCGGCGTGGCCCGGCTGATCGCGCAGGCGCGGGCCGAAGGCGTCGCGCTGGCGATCGCCACCACCACCAGCCTGCCGAATGTCGAGGCGCTGCTGCGCGCCGCGCTGGGGGCCGACGCGCTCGACGCCTTCGCGGTGATCGGCGCCGGCGATGTGGTCGGCGCCAAGAAGCCGTCGCCGCAGATCTATCACTATGTGCTGGAGCGGCTGGGGGTGAATGCCGCCGATTGCGTCGCGTTCGAGGATTCCCGCAATGGCGTGGGCTCCGCCTGCGGCGCCGGCATCCCGACCGTGGTGACGCCGGGGATCTATACCGAGGGCGATGATTTTACCGGCGCGTTGGCGGTGCTGAGCGATCTCGGCGAACCCGGCGCGCCCTATCGCCATCTCGCCGGCGCCGGTGCCGCTGATTCCGTGGTGACGCTGGAAGCCCTGTCGCGCTGGACCGCGACGGCCTGA